A window from Sinanaerobacter sp. ZZT-01 encodes these proteins:
- a CDS encoding putative motility protein: protein MELSSFMAMNLQSLQQTLAMSNLNRAMQVEAEGAASLIQSMEQANPQQSLNPAIGATLDVQA from the coding sequence ATGGAATTATCTTCTTTTATGGCTATGAATTTGCAAAGTTTACAGCAAACCCTTGCGATGTCAAATTTAAATCGGGCGATGCAAGTGGAGGCGGAAGGGGCAGCCAGCCTGATTCAGAGTATGGAACAAGCAAACCCGCAGCAGAGCTTGAATCCTGCAATTGGTGCCACATTGGATGTTCAGGCATAA
- the pyrE gene encoding orotate phosphoribosyltransferase, producing the protein MDYKKSFIEFMVDSGVLTFGDFTTKSGRKTPYFINTGNYKTGEQAAKLGQFYARCIEENCKKGHISRNITALFGPAYKGIPLAVAASIALASEFQCNVNYCFNRKEVKDHGEGGNMVGYKLKDGDRVLIIEDVITAGTAVRECFPIIKAEADIKIEGLIISVDRMERGNGNKTAIQEIEEEFGIKTYPIVTVREIIDTLYNVEVNGKVHIDDAVKQQMEAYLQEYCVK; encoded by the coding sequence ATGGATTATAAAAAGAGTTTTATTGAATTTATGGTAGATTCCGGGGTATTGACCTTTGGAGATTTTACAACTAAAAGTGGAAGAAAGACACCATATTTTATTAATACAGGAAATTACAAGACCGGAGAGCAGGCAGCGAAACTCGGTCAATTTTATGCTAGATGTATAGAAGAAAATTGTAAAAAAGGACACATTTCCAGAAATATTACAGCATTATTTGGACCGGCATATAAAGGCATTCCTCTAGCTGTGGCAGCTTCCATCGCATTGGCGAGTGAATTTCAGTGCAATGTAAACTATTGCTTCAATCGGAAAGAAGTGAAAGATCACGGTGAAGGCGGTAACATGGTTGGGTATAAGCTGAAGGACGGCGATAGAGTACTCATTATCGAGGATGTCATTACAGCCGGAACTGCAGTTAGAGAGTGTTTTCCAATTATTAAAGCGGAAGCGGATATAAAGATAGAGGGCTTGATCATTTCTGTCGATCGTATGGAAAGAGGAAATGGAAATAAGACAGCAATTCAAGAAATTGAAGAAGAATTCGGAATTAAGACGTATCCGATTGTGACTGTTCGAGAGATCATAGATACGCTTTATAATGTAGAAGTGAACGGAAAAGTTCACATTGATGATGCTGTAAAGCAGCAAATGGAAGCATATTTGCAAGAATATTGTGTAAAATAA
- a CDS encoding cysteine-rich small domain-containing protein encodes MGKDEWRGKNYSFFNHKSCEFFPCHETKNPDEFNCLFCYCPLYALGKNCGGNYKYSENGIKDCSGCIVPHKKDNYGYIMSKFNELVELAKKQS; translated from the coding sequence ATGGGAAAAGATGAATGGCGCGGAAAAAACTATTCGTTTTTTAATCATAAATCTTGCGAGTTTTTCCCCTGTCACGAAACAAAGAATCCAGATGAATTTAATTGCCTTTTTTGCTACTGTCCGCTTTATGCTCTGGGAAAAAACTGCGGAGGCAATTATAAATATTCCGAAAATGGAATTAAAGACTGCAGCGGCTGTATTGTGCCTCATAAAAAGGACAATTACGGATATATCATGAGCAAATTTAACGAATTGGTGGAATTAGCAAAAAAGCAGAGCTAA